The genomic stretch TATGTAAGATCTTATCAGCATCATTAAAGCAATTTAGAGAAAAAACCTTTATCAAATACTATGATCCACAAATAATAAAATCTGGCATTGATAAATTTGATAATACAAAAATTTATATTGATACTTCGAAAGTGGATGGTATAAATACTATATCAGGTGGTGATTTAATTACATATGAAAATAAACCATCAAGAGCAAATATGAAACCTATCAAAAATAGTGTTTGGTTTGCCAAAATGAAAGATTCAAGTAAAAAAATAATTGTAACAAGTTATGATTTAGATCTTGTTAAAAATACAATTTTTTCAACTGGTTTTTTAGGTATTAGTGAATCTACTAAATTACCAATTTCACTATTATCAGCAATAATTATTTCAGACGATTTTAATACTCAAAGAGATTTAAATTCAGTAGGGACAACTATGGCTGGAATTAATAACGAAACATTCCTAAAAATACTGGTACCAAAATTATATGAAAATCAGATTGAAGAATATGATAAAAAATATAAATCATTTATTTATGAACTATCTTTACTAAGACAAAAAATAAATAAACTCAAACAAATAAAACAACAATTATTAAATAAATATTTTTAAAATTTGGTACCTTCAATAGTGGAGGTACCAAATGAAAGATTTTAAAACGTTTTTACTTCATCAAAATTTATCAAAAAATACAATTGATTCATATCAATTTTCTTTAGATTTGTACTTCAAATATTTTGATGAAATTACTAAACAAAACCTATTAGCTTTTAAAGCTCTTTTAGTTGATAACTATAAAGGAAAAACAGTAAATTTAAGAATTCAAGGTATTAACAAATACCTTGAATATATTAACAAAGAAAAACTAAAACTAAAATTTATTAAATTGCAACAAACAAGTTATCTTGAGAATGTCATTAGTGATGCAGATTATGAATTCTTAAAAAACAAATTACTTAAAGATCAAAATTATGAATGATATTTTATTGTAAGATTTTTAGGAGCAACAGGAGCTAGGGTTTCAGAACTTATCCAATTTAAATATGAACATTTAAAACGAGGTTATATAGATTTATATACTAAATCAGGTAAAATAAGGAGAATTTTTATACCTAAGAAATTACGCATAAAAGCCATTGAGTATTATGATTCAGTTGATAGGGATACTGGTTATTTGTTTCTTAATAAAACAAAGAAACAAATAACCACCAGAGGTCTATCACATCAATTAAAGGTTTTAGCTAAAAAATACAAAATGAATTTAAATGTTGTTTATCCGCATTCATTTCGCCATAGATTTGCAAAAAACTTTTTAGAAAAAAGAAAAGATATATCCTTGCTTGCAGATCTCATGGGACATGAATCAATAGAAACAACAAGGATATATCTGAGAAAAACCAGTGAAGAACAACAAGCTATTGTTGATAAAATTGTTGACTGGTAAATTTAAAAGTATTTATTTAGAAGATTAGCTTTTATTTGTTTTAAAATGTTAATCTTCTTTTTATTTTGAATTATTTGCTTGAAATATGAGTTTAATATTTGTTTTCTTTATGGTCTACATTAGCATAAACTAAGAAATTTATTGATTTTGAAGCATGCTTTATTGTTGTTCCATATGTATGAATATCAATTATTTGTTTATTAATTTTGCTATTTATTTCAAAAAAGACTAGGCCTTTATCTTCATTAAGACAAATAAGTTTATCTATACCAGAAGAATATGCTCCAACTAGATCTATATTATTTCTCCCTGGTGCTCCATCAAAAGTTACAAGTATATCTTCAAAATCTGCATATGTGTAATTATTCAAAGTATCAACAAATGTATTTCCTAAAGATTTTAAATCACCAACTCTAATGTAATTGATTTGTCCAGGGTTTTTAGTTTCACTATATTTAGATGAACCAACCTCAAAACCTTTTTGAAATTGAACTATATTAGTTAGGGGATATAATTTCTTGATTTCATTCAAATTATCAACATTAACAATGCTGTTAATTAACTAGAAGTATTTATTTAATAAATGTTGTTTTATTTTTTGTAATACAATATTCTTTTGTTTATATTTTGATATTAAGTTATAAATTCTAGCGATTCTATCATCAGTTATTATAGAATAATCATTTAATGTAATTGATATTTGTTCGATCATTGATTTAGTAATAAATTTTATGACTGAACCCGATGAATTGATATTTAAGTTATTCGTCTCAAATTCGCACGCTTTTTGGAATAAGTAAAAATATTTTTTAGGTGTTAGCACATAGGTTCTTTGATATGCATTAAATTTTCCGTCATAGTATTTACATGAGATGACACCATTCCCAGATATAATTATTGCTTTACAATTGTACGCATAATCATCAATATATAAACATTCACTACCACAAGTAAAAAATGGGTATTTTCCGTTTTCAACAGCTGAATTAACATTTATCTTTCCTGTTTTTATTTCGGAATAATCACCTAATTTTGCACTAAGATTGTTATGTGCTCTGTTTAAATAATCTTTATAAATTAAGTCACTATAAATGCTTAATTTATCAATAATTCTGTTGTTAAATTCTATCAAATCATCAACACTACCGATAGTGTTAACTAACTAGAAGTACTTATTTAATAAATGTTGTTTTATTTGCTTTAATTTTTCAATCTCGTTTTTAATTTTTAATTCTATATTTAAAATATTTTCCATACTTTCCTGATATTTAAATAATATATCCTTACTTAATAATGGCATTTTTATACCAATAAATGTTTTTTCATTTAAAGATGGTCTAGTTGATGCTTGCGATGATAAATATAACAAGTCTTTTATTTTCTTTTGTGATAGAAAATCTCTAATATATTCTATTTCGTAAAAATTTTTAGGAATAATTTTAAACAAAGCAACATTAAATGCTCCTACAATACCATATCTAATGGCCCCTGCATCTCCATATTTATCCATCATAATATCAGAAATACTGCATAAATGATTTCTTTTTGAGATTGGAATATATGTAAGATGTACATCTGAGCTATAATCTCTGTTCTGGACAAATCTTACATATCCTGGCATAAGTTCATATACATGTTGCTCCTTAGGTGGTTGGGAACCATTTTCTAATTCGATGTGTTCTAAAATATCTTCTTCTAAATTAGATAATGAAGCGTATTTCATGAATTTAATTCTGCGATATTCTTTGATTTTTAATATTATTTCTTGCTTTTTCTCTATCAAATCATCCACACTACCGATAGTGTTAACTAACTAGAAGTACTTATTTAATAAATGTTGTTTTATTTGCTTTAATTTTTCAATCTCGTTTTTAATTTTTAATTCTATATTTAAAATATTTTCCATACTTTCCTGATATTTAAATAATATATCCTTACTTAATAATGGCATTTTTATACCAATAAATGTTTTTTCATTTAAAGATGGTCTAGTTGATGCTTGCGATGATAAATATAACAAGTCTTTTATTTTCTTTTGTGATAGAAAATCTCTAATATATTCTATTTCGTAAAAATTTTTAGGAATAATTTTAAACAAAGCAACATTAAATGCTCCTACAATACCATATCTAATGGCCCCTGCATCTCCATATTTATCCATCATAATATCAGAAATACTGCATAAATGATTTCTTTTTGAGATTGGAATATATGTAAGATGTACATCTGAGCTATAATCTCTGTTCTGGACAAATCTTACATATCCTGGCATAAGTTCATATACATGTTGCTCCTTAGGTGGTTGGGAACCATTTTCTAATTCGATGTGTTCTAAAATATCTTCTTCTAAATTAGATAATGAAGCGTATTTCATGAATTTAATTCTGCGATATTCTTTGATTTTTAATATTATTTCTTGCTTTTTCTCTATCAAATCATCCACACTACCGATAGTGTTAACTATTAAGATATTATATACACTTCCCAATGCATAAAATTACTCTTCTTTTTGATATAATAGATAAGAACTATTTAATACAAAAATAACCTAATCCTATAACATTAAAAAATATAATTTTACTTACACTAAATAATATAGAAAGTTACATTTATGCTAAAAGAAAAAGACATTGAAATAAGCATTATATCTTTACTTGAACAAAAAGGTTATCAATGGATAACTATTGATAATGATCATTGAATCCAAACTCGCAATTTGGATGATTTTATTAATGAATCTTTATTAAGAGATTCATTAATAAAGATTAATAAAATTAATGATCATAATGTCATTCAGGAAGCTATAAATTCTATTAAAAACCTTGATAATCCTTCATTATTTGAAAGGAACTATGCTTTTCATAAAATATTGGTTGATGGTATTACAATTGAATCAAAGGATTTTTTAGTAAATCCTTTGATTAGATTTGTCGACTTTACTAACCCTGAGAATAATACTTTTCAAGTTGCAAACCAAGTTAAATTCCAAGAGGGACAGAAAATGAGGATTCCTGATGTTATCATTTATATTAATGGAATACCTTTAATTGTTATGGAATTAAAATCATTTAATGAAGATGCTCAAGAAGCAACTTTAGAACATGCTTATGCTCAGCTTGGTTCTAATTCAGAACATGATGGTTATAGGTATGATATTCCAACTTTATTTAATTACAATTCTTTTTTAGTTATTTCAGACGGTATTGATACAAAAGTTGGGACTTTAACATCAAAAATAGATCGCTACAATGAATGAAAGAGTGTCTCGGGTGAAAAAGGTTATAATGATGATTATATTAATAAAATCGATGTTTTTATCAATGGTTTATTTGATAAAAACAGGCTTATCGACATTATCAAAAATAACATTTTTTACATAATTGATAAAAATGATAAGCCAATTAAAATTATGGCCCAATACCACCAATATTTTGGTGTTAATAAAGCACTCAATTCAATTATAAAAACAGTTAAACCAAACGGAAATGGTAAAGCTGGTATTATCTGACATACACAAGGCAGTGGAAAATCTTTTTCAATGGTGATGCTTGCACATAAATTACTAATTGAAAAAGAACTTAATGTTCCTACAATTGTTTTATTAACAGATCGAATTGATTTAGATATTCAATTATATAAAACATTTTTTAGTGCTAAAGATTATTTAAAATGTGAGCCAGTAATAGCTAGTTCACGCGAAGATCTAGTTAAAAAACTCTCAAATATTAAACAGGGCGGGATCATTTTAAGTACCATTGCTAAATTTGATAAAGAACACTTACCAAAAAATGAGCGCAATAATATTATTGTTATGGCTGATGAAGCTCACCGTGGCCACTACGGAATTTATGAAACTGTTTCATATGAAAAAAATGCTGAAACAGAAGAAATGGAAGCCATTTTTAAATATGGTGTAGAGAAATATATTAGAGATGCTCTACCTAATGCAACGTTTATTGGTTTTACAGGAACTCCTGTATCAACTAAAACAAAACAAACAACAGATATTTTTGGCGAAATAATTGATGCGTATGATATGACTCAATCAATAATTGATGGTTCAACAGTTAAATTGTATTATGAATCACGTTTAGCTAAAGTTTGAACTAATGATGAAGTACTCA from Mycoplasmopsis bovirhinis encodes the following:
- a CDS encoding restriction endonuclease subunit S domain-containing protein, whose protein sequence is MDDLIEKKQEIILKIKEYRRIKFMKYASLSNLEEDILEHIELENGSQPPKEQHVYELMPGYVRFVQNRDYSSDVHLTYIPISKRNHLCSISDIMMDKYGDAGAIRYGIVGAFNVALFKIIPKNFYEIEYIRDFLSQKKIKDLLYLSSQASTRPSLNEKTFIGIKMPLLSKDILFKYQESMENILNIELKIKNEIEKLKQIKQHLLNKYF
- a CDS encoding restriction endonuclease subunit S domain-containing protein, producing the protein MNEIKKLYPLTNIVQFQKGFEVGSSKYSETKNPGQINYIRVGDLKSLGNTFVDTLNNYTYADFEDILVTFDGAPGRNNIDLVGAYSSGIDKLICLNEDKGLVFFEINSKINKQIIDIHTYGTTIKHASKSINFLVYANVDHKENKY
- a CDS encoding restriction endonuclease subunit S; protein product: MIEFNNRIIDKLSIYSDLIYKDYLNRAHNNLSAKLGDYSEIKTGKINVNSAVENGKYPFFTCGSECLYIDDYAYNCKAIIISGNGVISCKYYDGKFNAYQRTYVLTPKKYFYLFQKACEFETNNLNINSSGSVIKFITKSMIEQISITLNDYSIITDDRIARIYNLISKYKQKNIVLQKIKQHLLNKYF
- a CDS encoding restriction endonuclease subunit S yields the protein MKLKEILEICYGKDQKNVEVDSSEIPILGSGGIIGYSSKYLYDKESVLIGRVGTIATPFYINKPFWTVNTLFYTKIDVTKVIPRYLYYWLLTKNLNVHREGSAVPRLTRKNLNELELVLPPINTQQHIVNTIGSVDDLIENYQGRIKIICKILSASLKQFREKTFIKYYDPQIIKSGIDKFDNTKIYIDTSKVDGINTISGGDLITYENKPSRANMKPIKNSVWFAKMKDSSKKIIVTSYDLDLVKNTIFSTGFLGISESTKLPISLLSAIIISDDFNTQRDLNSVGTTMAGINNETFLKILVPKLYENQIEEYDKKYKSFIYELSLLRQKINKLKQIKQQLLNKYF
- a CDS encoding tyrosine-type recombinase/integrase, which codes for MKDFKTFLLHQNLSKNTIDSYQFSLDLYFKYFDEITKQNLLAFKALLVDNYKGKTVNLRIQGINKYLEYINKEKLKLKFIKLQQTSYLENVISDADYEFLKNKLLKDQNYEWYFIVRFLGATGARVSELIQFKYEHLKRGYIDLYTKSGKIRRIFIPKKLRIKAIEYYDSVDRDTGYLFLNKTKKQITTRGLSHQLKVLAKKYKMNLNVVYPHSFRHRFAKNFLEKRKDISLLADLMGHESIETTRIYLRKTSEEQQAIVDKIVDW